The following proteins come from a genomic window of Schistocerca gregaria isolate iqSchGreg1 chromosome X, iqSchGreg1.2, whole genome shotgun sequence:
- the LOC126298571 gene encoding nascent polypeptide-associated complex subunit alpha-like, with product MPELTELEKPSTSKGKMQGDDSAGGSGTESDSETSVPELEEAGPSGGSTVFSPGTGLPIDLVSKAKQSRGEKKARKIMSKLGLKQVQGVNRVTVRKSKNILFIINKPDVYKNPASDTYIVFGEAKIEDLSQQAQMAAAEKFKTAEVSTAAEASTNAKIVAPIQEESEEEEIDDSGVEEKDVELVMSQANVSRGKAIKALKNNRNDIVNAIMELTM from the exons ATGCCTGAATTGACTGAATTAGAGAAACCATCAACTTCAAAAGGAAAAATGCAAGGTGATGACTCAGCAGGAGGTTCTGGTACCGAGTCAGATTCAGagacatcagtccctgagcttgaaGAGGCTGGTCCAAGTGGAGGATCAACAGTTTTCTCTCCTGGAACAGGATTGCCAATTGACTTGGTCAGCAAAGCAAAACAAAGTCGTGGAGAGAAGAAGGCTCGGAAAATAATGTCCAAACTTGGGCTTAAGCAA GTGCAAGGCGTCAATAGAGTGACAGTAAGAAAATCTAAGAATATACTGTTCATTATAAACAAACCAGATGTGTATAAAAATCCAGCATCTGATACATACATTGTTTTTGGTGAAGCAAAG ATAGAAGACCTGAGCCAGCAGGCACAAATGGCAGCAGCAGAGAAATTCAAAACAGCTGAAGTGTCTACTGCTGCAGAAGCAAGCACAAATGCAAAA aTTGTTGCGCCAATTCAAGAAGAGAGTgaggaggaagaaattgatgactcAGGTGTTGAAGAGAAAGATGTTGAACTTGTTATGTCTCAAGCAAATGTCAGCAGAGGAAAAGCCATAAAAGCATTGAAAAATAATCGCAATGATATTGTCAATGCCATTATG GAACTGACAATGTGA